The sequence CTGACCCAAAATGACCTCTGGAGCTCTGTAATGCCGTGTGGATACCAAAGTACTATGATGTTCATCATCGTATGTTGCACTTCCAAAGTCAACAACTTTGATATCTGTGTTTTTCAGTGTGCGTTCATCACGTTTCTAGAAAAGTTGAATAAACACAAAGACcaatatataaaatactttacAGCACTATTCCAAAAGGCTTGCCCATGAATTGCCTTTTTGATTTTCAATATAACCCCATGAGAAAGGCAAAGGATTATCCTTTTGGGGTTAAACACCAGGATATAATTAGTCTTAGAGGTAAAATTTCTCATCCAAGCATCATATCAagctaaattaattttaaagataactACCCAAATTAAAACAAGTCTTTAACTTACCATTTTAGAATTATATTTGACTACATAGTCAGActtcacaaataaaatattttcaggctTCAGATCTGTATGGGTTAATTTATTATGATGCAAAActacaaaagaacaaaaagacaTTAGTTTCACTGACAAATTTAATCTATATTGGGGGATGGGAGGATTGGTGATAGATGTAGGAATCAAAAGCAGTTTCATCTTTACTTGTAATATGTGCAGTTTTAGTGACAATGCTTTGATATGTTACTtatataataaaaactttaatttactggtatttaaaaatttaacaaagtGTACTTACAATTTATTGACTGGCAGATCTGATATGCCATTTGCCTGATGTGGTCAATTTGAAATGGCAGAAAGctattttctttaatgaaatcATAGGTACTAAGTCCCAAGAGTTCGAACACAATACAAACATGACCATGATGATCAAACCATTCTAGCATCTGGACACATCGGCTAAAACagatcaaaataaaaatgattcagtTCCTAGAACTTTGACTATTTCATATAACGTGATGGATCACAGTTCCAAGTTTATACTTACAAGACACTATTGGGATCAGTACTATTTAAATGCTCTAATACTTGGATTTCTGAACGAGCTGCTTCACGATATCGTCCCACGTTTTTTACAATTTTCACTGCTACATGTATGCCATCCCTTAGAAACAAAATGAGAAGGATGAATGTACAGGAGGTGGTTGAAGACATGCGTCTTAAAATAATCTTTCAGGGCATTATTATAGCAGCTCTATATTaatggtttttaaaacattttgaacaaAATTCACTTTACATGGAGTGATGAGTCTCTTAATACCTGTGAATGCTAATATTTGTTTCCAAAagcttaaatttactgagattttttttccccttttggagAAGGAGGATAAAAATATAAACCTTGAATAGAATATACTACTGCTGAAAGCATTTGGTCATTCACAAAGAGAGATTGACTGTGACAGATGGTGCACAGATATTAGTGATTAAAAAAGGCTTGTCCTATGTATCTCAGTTTAATGGAAAAGACAGATACAAACAACTTATCATAAAGGTTACAAGTGCTTGACATGGAGTAGACAGAAGAAAGAACCTATTGATTGGGGTTAGGGCAGTTTAGACATCTTCAGAAAAGAGGAGACACACAACTGAGCCCTGAAAGACAACTGTCAATTCATCAGATTTGGGAGAAAATTCCAGCAAAGAGACACCATCATTAAGTCATgaagctgaaaaaaatatttagttcaTTCAGGGATGCCAATAGGTAGAAATAGCTACAATCTAGGGCAGTGTGCTTTAGACTGGGGCgtccatgtgcatgtgtgtgctaggttgcttcagtcgtgtccaactctttgtgaccctatggactatagcccatcaagttcctctgaccacgggattctccaggcaagaatactggaatcggttgccatgccctcctacaggggatcttcccgacccagggactgaaccaggtctcctacagtgcaggcagattctttaccaactgagccaccaaggaatacTTCCTACAAAGTATAGAGGGAAGTGGTGGTCAAGTAGTTAAGACACAGGCTTTTACTGCCGTGGGTTCAGGTATGATCACTGATGATGAACTGAGATCTTGCAAGCCATGTGAAGCCACCCTCCTCCCGCCCCGCCAAAGATACATCTCTGAATGCTTTTGAGGACAAAGGTTTCCAAATCTGCAACTTCCTTTTGTCCTCCTTCCTAATAAGCTGACCTTTTTGAAAACAAGCCAGCATTCAAACCTGTTTTCTTCACTATAGCCTTTTCAGGTTAGAAAAAACCTCATGGATGTGAAGATTAGTATGGCAAGGTATGTGCTCTAggatgtccaaaaaaaaaaaaagaaaaatctttgagGCAAACAAATTTTTCTAGTGGTTGGATAGCAAATCTTTCCAATTCGCTTAAGAAGGCCCTAAAGAAGTTATAGGCTGGTAAatcattcaaaaattattttgatgATTATAAAACCTATGATGTATATATCTCAAGGCTTAAAAGAATTACTACATGTATCATGGAAACATAatcactaccatatgtaaaacagatagccagcgGGAATTAGCTATaggattcagggaactcaaaccggggtctctgtgacaatctaaaagggtgggatggggagggaagttcaagagggagaagacattatgtatacttatggctgatccaAGTTGATGTATGGAAGAAAACGACACAACATGTAatgcaattacccttcaattaaaaataaatggatttaaaaaaagaattactatAAAACTGCTGTGACAAAACTTCTTGTCTCATCTGTTTAATTGTACAGCCAAGTCTTCTAAGGGCTaatagctataaaaatgaaagatggGTAACTGTTAGCTAATGCTACTGTAGTAACCATGCGTGGTGagtgcttagctgtgtctgactctttgcaaccccatggactgtagcccgccaggctcctctgtccatggggtattccaggcaaggatactggagtgggttgccatttcctcctccaggggatcttctcctcccagggatcaaacccaggtctcctgtattgcaggcagattctttaccactgagccaccttgtgAAACCCATTTTAGGTCTAGTATCAAAATCTGTAACAGATCTTTGTGTACTTGATCAAATTGAATACTATTAATTGGAATGTCTCAAATACTCAAGTCTTGGAATCTcaagatattttaagaaaattttaatggGACAATTAGTGAAATCTGAATCTAACCTGCAAATTAGTAgacaaaatttgaaaatacatataataCGCGAATATAGAGAATGAAAGAGTAAATactataaaatgttaaatttgtGGAATCTGGGTGAAGAATACATGGGAATTCTTTGGATTATTTTAGCAACCCTGATAAGTCAAagtggggtttccctgatggctagatggtaaagaattggtctacaatgcaggagactcaggttcgatccctgtgttgggaagatcctctggagaagggaatggctacctactccagtattcctggtctggagaattccatggacagaggagcctggcgggttacactccatggggtcacaaacagtcggacacaactgagtgactaacactttcacgaagtcaaagtatttcaaaatatcttaaaatgttaCTTTATGTTCACATCTTTGTGGTAGGGAGAAAAGGGTGATAAAACAAGACATTTAGGAAAATGTTCTTTATGAAAAGTGGAATAAAAATAAGTTCAAGGAAAAAGCATTTCTAAGTAGTCAAGAAAAGTTTGTTCCTGGATGACAGGAAGTATGAAGCTATTGTACTCACATTCCCCTAAACATAAGGATACAtgtttactaaaaaaaaatcaatacctaAAATAAGCTGGAAATTATACCCTCAACTATTTTATGATGACAAAGTTAGATGTCAATTTAAAAATGTGCACTTTTCCCTCAACAGTTTTACAAGTTTCACTTACAAAAAAACTTGCAACCACAGAATACATATTCTAGGGCAAAACATGAAAACTGAAGCAGAGAGGATCAAGCAACAAAAAGGTTAGTATAACTCACTCTGAACTTTATTCTGTAGGCTTTAAGTAATTTCTTCATAGTTTAAGAAGCTGACCCTAATgtgcaaataatatattttggaaataaaggtTTTTTAACCAAGATTAGCCATGCTTTATTGTCTCTGCAATTCAGAAGTGGGGTAAAGCACtccaaatcttttttaaaaagctaagggCCTACGTTCTCAGAAACTCTTCACTGGACCACTCACTTTAATTTCAACTGACTCCATCTGATAATGTTCAACATGCCTGATCAAAATTCACATTCATGGTAAATAAATCATACAGTTAAAGAAATTTTGAATACTTATACCTACCAGGAAACACATAGCTACCAGTTAAATTCAATTTCATCCAAATTATGGATCCTTCCCCACCAAAAATATTAGaatattcaaaacagaaaaaacaaacttaCATGCCATGATCAATACATTCTACAACTTTGCCAAAGGCCCCTTCACCCAAAGTATCCACGATTTCATCTAAAGTGAGGGGGGGAGAAAGAAGTGTAAGTACCTGAGCACAAATTATCAGTTATTCAAACAATGAAAGCTTAAGTGtggaatattttcaaatgatctcTATCAAAGCATAACTAAGGTTTCAgcactcaaaattattttattttcagctgtTACAAAAACAATTCAGACAGAGCTATCTTTCTTGCTCTAATCTCAAATTCCACTGATTATTTTGGAACTTTAGAGTAGAAATATTTAAACtctatagaaaagaagaaatacaaaagaacaacaaacaaacccacgaaaaacaaaacaaaaaagcaatgaAGAGTTCTTTAGCCCCCCGCTGACAAACTATTCTTAAAAAGATTATTCTGTCTGCAAAGTTTAAAAAGTGTTGAAAAATATTCTATACATCTTGCTCTTAGAACGTCTCCACTTTGACAGATCAGGTGACCCTCCTCATCATCCTCTATACTCCTGGATCTTTTCCTTCGGTGGCTCTTCTGGAACGGCAAGTGGGCAGCACCAAGATCGTCCAGCCAATCAATATATCAGAGTGAATTCAGGGCAGAATACGCAATTCATTCAGCGGGGAGATATTCAGGCATTCAGATAAGCACCAGGCCACGAACAGTTGGCAGGAGCAATTTCAAATTCAGTCCCCAGAAATTCACAGGGCACAGTTTatgttacagaagaaaaacatggCAAGGAACAGATTTTCAGATAAGATACTTAAAGTggcaatagaaaaaaaacaacacaattgTCTCTTTAAAATACTGACTTAATTGAAGTCTGAAATTTAAAGAATGCAAATGTCATGATCTATTAATCTCTTGTTATAAAATAGCATATGCTGTGAGTTGGGATGTCTAGTTTGtcagaaaaatgttttgaaatgtcAATATTAGTTCAACAAATTTATTatttagcaatatttttaaacatacatgATTAAAATATAAGGGGACAATAAAGGCTAGTTAATTCCAATGTTCAATCTAATCAATGCTAGTGAAGAAAACTTGGGGAGGAAAATAATTAACTCAGTTTACTTATCAAACAAGTGAAgatatgtgaatttaaaaaaagaacaggctTTTTGGACATTTAATTTCCCATTCAGCACCCACTTTCAGAACTCCAATGTAACTAATTGCAATAATGATGCACTGTGCTATGGGACTGTATTATATTCAGGATTAAGTATCCACCAGTGCAACTTTCTATATTTGTTTCCAAGTATTGGGAAATaggtttcttttagaaaaaaagtttgaaagaaaagatgggtgccttttctttttataagattgttataaagcataaaaatattttaaatattaaaattatgaaactCACGATCTGGTCTACAGAAAATGAGTAAATGTAGGTAAATGAGGGCTAACTAATAGCAATAAATACAGATTAGTTTTAAGAATTTTGATACTTCCTTTAAGGATTCAAGTAATTTAAACACAATTATATTCATACAGTATCATAAACTTTTCCAAACTATTGGCCCAATAAGAGCTTTTACACACAAGTAAGTATCCAcccaaactaaaaacaaaatgaatcatACCGAATGTGACTGATGACTTGAACAGTGTCTATTACGCTTCCTTTTAGGACTGCTTCTCCTGCTTCGGACTGAAGATTTACTGCAGTGGATTCGATAACTGCTTTCAATGTCTCTGTGATAATGTCTAGGAACATATCTTTCGCAGTAGTCATTTCTGTATTCATCAATGTATCTCCGGTCCCGATAATCTCTCTCATTCAAGGACCTTGCTTCTAAATAATGACTGCaaacacattaaaattaaaaattacactCTTCATTCTAGAATAGtatggttaaaaataaaacattctctCAAGTACTGCTGGTTTAAACAGCTaactcaataaaagaaaaaagtacaaactGATGGATCAATTTATACTTAACTCATAAAActtaaataattttactttaacCAACAAGTAAATGTGTTCATATATTTCTACTAACATATACTACTATCAagaaataaagtttgaaaataaagaaatatagttTGAGTCAAATCATTCAACATATTCAGTGCTTACTTAAGAGTCCCTTTATCTTCTGGTCAAAGTTAAGaccaaagaaaaatcacaaaactgCTCTTCTGAAACTCATCAGTCTTAGGATATACCCATCTGTAACTaagctctcttccttttttcagaACTATACACAATACGAGACAGGCCAAAAAGGATTCCTTTCATAATGTAAGTGAATTTTAGATTTCTCTGGCACAGAGAATTTTCTCA is a genomic window of Ovis canadensis isolate MfBH-ARS-UI-01 breed Bighorn chromosome 5, ARS-UI_OviCan_v2, whole genome shotgun sequence containing:
- the CLK4 gene encoding dual specificity protein kinase CLK4 isoform X2, which gives rise to MCIPLEASHSVEEDSHPSHYLEARSLNERDYRDRRYIDEYRNDYCERYVPRHYHRDIESSYRIHCSKSSVRSRRSSPKRKRNRHCSSHQSHSKSHRRKRSRSIEDDEEGHLICQSGDVLRARYEIVDTLGEGAFGKVVECIDHGMDGIHVAVKIVKNVGRYREAARSEIQVLEHLNSTDPNSVFRCVQMLEWFDHHGHVCIVFELLGLSTYDFIKENSFLPFQIDHIRQMAYQICQSINFLHHNKLTHTDLKPENILFVKSDYVVKYNSKMKRDERTLKNTDIKVVDFGSATYDDEHHSTLVSTRHYRAPEVILALGWSQPCDVWSIGCILIEYYLGFTVFQTHDSKEHLAMMERILGPIPTHMIQKTRKRKYFHHNQLDWDEHSSAGRYVRRRCKPLKEFMLCHDEEHEKLFDLVRRMLEYDPVKRITLDEALQHPFFDLLKKK
- the CLK4 gene encoding dual specificity protein kinase CLK4 isoform X3; the encoded protein is MDGIHVAVKIVKNVGRYREAARSEIQVLEHLNSTDPNSVFRCVQMLEWFDHHGHVCIVFELLGLSTYDFIKENSFLPFQIDHIRQMAYQICQSINFLHHNKLTHTDLKPENILFVKSDYVVKYNSKMKRDERTLKNTDIKVVDFGSATYDDEHHSTLVSTRHYRAPEVILALGWSQPCDVWSIGCILIEYYLGFTVFQTHDSKEHLAMMERILGPIPTHMIQKTRKRKYFHHNQLDWDEHSSAGRYVRRRCKPLKEFMLCHDEEHEKLFDLVRRMLEYDPVKRITLDEALQHPFFDLLKKK
- the CLK4 gene encoding dual specificity protein kinase CLK4 isoform X1 gives rise to the protein MRHSKRTHCPDWDSRESWGHESYSGSHKRKRRSHSSTQENRYCKPHHQFKESDCHYLEARSLNERDYRDRRYIDEYRNDYCERYVPRHYHRDIESSYRIHCSKSSVRSRRSSPKRKRNRHCSSHQSHSKSHRRKRSRSIEDDEEGHLICQSGDVLRARYEIVDTLGEGAFGKVVECIDHGMDGIHVAVKIVKNVGRYREAARSEIQVLEHLNSTDPNSVFRCVQMLEWFDHHGHVCIVFELLGLSTYDFIKENSFLPFQIDHIRQMAYQICQSINFLHHNKLTHTDLKPENILFVKSDYVVKYNSKMKRDERTLKNTDIKVVDFGSATYDDEHHSTLVSTRHYRAPEVILALGWSQPCDVWSIGCILIEYYLGFTVFQTHDSKEHLAMMERILGPIPTHMIQKTRKRKYFHHNQLDWDEHSSAGRYVRRRCKPLKEFMLCHDEEHEKLFDLVRRMLEYDPVKRITLDEALQHPFFDLLKKK